One Brassica oleracea var. oleracea cultivar TO1000 chromosome C7, BOL, whole genome shotgun sequence genomic window carries:
- the LOC106304038 gene encoding protein PAIR1-like isoform X3, which produces MKMNINKACDLKSISVFPPNLSRGSSIGPSEPQASRSQQSQQLRSQQSQQLRSQQSQQSFSQGPSSYSQRGCFSQRTQGSVDELVISDQRFSSQERDHSLKKVNCLPPVNHRRDDSQLVAYRSFSGLQRRWSSDSVGESKPQLSEEFEQRFRVMETSLSKFGMMLDSIQSDIMQANRGTKEVLLITERIQQKLILQDTSLQQLIKEQANFKASLDGGVKSILEELSKDFSEEKLQSIILMLKAIPEQVESALQKMQRDIYQTFTRESQALSSLEMAEVIVQAPAAPRVKAKENLPEHRGPSAKVLTIMKKPEPIDRLPRAPQLKSKENFPEQRGAEAKRNVISNATQKRKQPSSRTVKTSLSPKIQVGGWKTVKPEQNTFKKSAARKQVKPEDTRTQFEQGSIVIDSDEDIDGGFSCMLNGEAKGAKFDWDAEKEAKRLLRMARRTKRKFGNPIIIN; this is translated from the exons ATGAAGATGAATATCAACAAAGCCTGCGATCTGAAATCAATATCGGTGTTTCCTCCTAATCTAAG CAGGGGATCGAGTATTGGACCGTCTGAACCACAGGCATCTCGATCACAACAGTCGCAGCAGCTTCGGTCACAGCAGTCGCAGCAGCTTCGATCACAGCAGTCACAGCAGTCGTTCTCGCAGGGACCTTCGTCTTACTCTCAGCGTGGTTGTTTTTCTCAGAGGACTCAGGGTTCAGTCGATGAGCTCGTGATTAGCGATCAG AGATTTAGTTCCCAAGAACGAGATCACTCTTTGAAGAAGGTTAATTGCTTGCCCCCAGTTAATCATAGACGAGATGATAGTCAGCTTGTTGCGTATAGATCTTTTAGCGGTCTTCAGAGAAGATGGAGTTCTGACTCAGTCGGAGAGTCTAAAC CTCAACTCAGTGAAGAATTTGAGCAACGGTTTAGGGTGATGGAAACTTCACTGAGCAAGTTTGGGATGATGTTGGATTCAATTCAGAGTGACATCATGCAAGCCAACAGAGGAACTAAAGAAGTATTACTTATAA CTGAACGCATACAGCAAAAGTTGATTCTCCAAGACACTTCACTTCAGCAGCTG ATAAAGGAACAAGCAAATTTTAAAGCTAGTCTTGATGGAGGTGTTAAATCGATATTGGAGGAACTAAGCAAAGATTTCAGTGAAGAGAAGCTACAAAGCATAATCCTGATGCTAAAGGCTATCCCAGAACAAGTAGAATCGGCTCTGCAGAAAATGCAAAGGGATATCTACCAGACGTTCACCAGAGAGTCTCAG GCTTTGTCTAGCTTGGAGATGGCTGAGGTTATAGTTCAGGCTCCAGCAGCACCACGAGTGAAG GCTAAGGAAAACCTGCCTGAACATCGGGGTCCATCAGCGAAG GTTTTGACTATCATGAAGAAGCCTGAGCCAATAGATCGTCTTCCAAGAGCACCACAACTGAAG TCAAAGGAAAACTTTCCTGAGCAGCGTGGAGCAGAAGCCAAG AGAAATGTCATTTCTAATGCTACACAGAAAAGGAAACAACCATCATCTAGAACCGTAAAGACATCTTTATCCCCAAAGATACAAGTTGGAGGCTGGAAGACAGTGAAACCGGAACAAAACACATTCAAGAAGAGCGCAGCAAGAAAGCAAGTAAAACCAGAAGACACTCGTACACAG TTTGAACAAGGTAGCATTGTTATAGACTCAGATGAAGATATAGATGGAGGCTTTTCATGTATGCTCAACGGGGAGGCCAAAG GAGCTAAGTTCGATTGGGACGCAGAGAAAGAAGCAAAAAGGCTTCTGAGAATGGCGAGGAGAACAAAGAGGAAGTTCGGTAACCCCATCATAATTAACTGA
- the LOC106304038 gene encoding protein PAIR1-like isoform X2, with protein sequence MKMNINKACDLKSISVFPPNLRGSSIGPSEPQASRSQQSQQLRSQQSQQLRSQQSQQSFSQGPSSYSQRGCFSQRTQGSVDELVISDQRFSSQERDHSLKKVNCLPPVNHRRDDSQLVAYRSFSGLQRRWSSDSVGESKPQLSEEFEQRFRVMETSLSKFGMMLDSIQSDIMQANRGTKEVLLITERIQQKLILQDTSLQQLIKEQANFKASLDGGVKSILEELSKDFSEEKLQSIILMLKAIPEQVESALQKMQRDIYQTFTRESQALSSLEMAEVIVQAPAAPRVKAKENLPEHRGPSAKVLTIMKKPEPIDRLPRAPQLKQSKENFPEQRGAEAKRNVISNATQKRKQPSSRTVKTSLSPKIQVGGWKTVKPEQNTFKKSAARKQVKPEDTRTQFEQGSIVIDSDEDIDGGFSCMLNGEAKGAKFDWDAEKEAKRLLRMARRTKRKFGNPIIIN encoded by the exons ATGAAGATGAATATCAACAAAGCCTGCGATCTGAAATCAATATCGGTGTTTCCTCCTAATCTAAG GGGATCGAGTATTGGACCGTCTGAACCACAGGCATCTCGATCACAACAGTCGCAGCAGCTTCGGTCACAGCAGTCGCAGCAGCTTCGATCACAGCAGTCACAGCAGTCGTTCTCGCAGGGACCTTCGTCTTACTCTCAGCGTGGTTGTTTTTCTCAGAGGACTCAGGGTTCAGTCGATGAGCTCGTGATTAGCGATCAG AGATTTAGTTCCCAAGAACGAGATCACTCTTTGAAGAAGGTTAATTGCTTGCCCCCAGTTAATCATAGACGAGATGATAGTCAGCTTGTTGCGTATAGATCTTTTAGCGGTCTTCAGAGAAGATGGAGTTCTGACTCAGTCGGAGAGTCTAAAC CTCAACTCAGTGAAGAATTTGAGCAACGGTTTAGGGTGATGGAAACTTCACTGAGCAAGTTTGGGATGATGTTGGATTCAATTCAGAGTGACATCATGCAAGCCAACAGAGGAACTAAAGAAGTATTACTTATAA CTGAACGCATACAGCAAAAGTTGATTCTCCAAGACACTTCACTTCAGCAGCTG ATAAAGGAACAAGCAAATTTTAAAGCTAGTCTTGATGGAGGTGTTAAATCGATATTGGAGGAACTAAGCAAAGATTTCAGTGAAGAGAAGCTACAAAGCATAATCCTGATGCTAAAGGCTATCCCAGAACAAGTAGAATCGGCTCTGCAGAAAATGCAAAGGGATATCTACCAGACGTTCACCAGAGAGTCTCAG GCTTTGTCTAGCTTGGAGATGGCTGAGGTTATAGTTCAGGCTCCAGCAGCACCACGAGTGAAG GCTAAGGAAAACCTGCCTGAACATCGGGGTCCATCAGCGAAG GTTTTGACTATCATGAAGAAGCCTGAGCCAATAGATCGTCTTCCAAGAGCACCACAACTGAAG CAGTCAAAGGAAAACTTTCCTGAGCAGCGTGGAGCAGAAGCCAAG AGAAATGTCATTTCTAATGCTACACAGAAAAGGAAACAACCATCATCTAGAACCGTAAAGACATCTTTATCCCCAAAGATACAAGTTGGAGGCTGGAAGACAGTGAAACCGGAACAAAACACATTCAAGAAGAGCGCAGCAAGAAAGCAAGTAAAACCAGAAGACACTCGTACACAG TTTGAACAAGGTAGCATTGTTATAGACTCAGATGAAGATATAGATGGAGGCTTTTCATGTATGCTCAACGGGGAGGCCAAAG GAGCTAAGTTCGATTGGGACGCAGAGAAAGAAGCAAAAAGGCTTCTGAGAATGGCGAGGAGAACAAAGAGGAAGTTCGGTAACCCCATCATAATTAACTGA
- the LOC106304038 gene encoding protein PAIR1-like isoform X1 yields MKMNINKACDLKSISVFPPNLSRGSSIGPSEPQASRSQQSQQLRSQQSQQLRSQQSQQSFSQGPSSYSQRGCFSQRTQGSVDELVISDQRFSSQERDHSLKKVNCLPPVNHRRDDSQLVAYRSFSGLQRRWSSDSVGESKPQLSEEFEQRFRVMETSLSKFGMMLDSIQSDIMQANRGTKEVLLITERIQQKLILQDTSLQQLIKEQANFKASLDGGVKSILEELSKDFSEEKLQSIILMLKAIPEQVESALQKMQRDIYQTFTRESQALSSLEMAEVIVQAPAAPRVKAKENLPEHRGPSAKVLTIMKKPEPIDRLPRAPQLKQSKENFPEQRGAEAKRNVISNATQKRKQPSSRTVKTSLSPKIQVGGWKTVKPEQNTFKKSAARKQVKPEDTRTQFEQGSIVIDSDEDIDGGFSCMLNGEAKGAKFDWDAEKEAKRLLRMARRTKRKFGNPIIIN; encoded by the exons ATGAAGATGAATATCAACAAAGCCTGCGATCTGAAATCAATATCGGTGTTTCCTCCTAATCTAAG CAGGGGATCGAGTATTGGACCGTCTGAACCACAGGCATCTCGATCACAACAGTCGCAGCAGCTTCGGTCACAGCAGTCGCAGCAGCTTCGATCACAGCAGTCACAGCAGTCGTTCTCGCAGGGACCTTCGTCTTACTCTCAGCGTGGTTGTTTTTCTCAGAGGACTCAGGGTTCAGTCGATGAGCTCGTGATTAGCGATCAG AGATTTAGTTCCCAAGAACGAGATCACTCTTTGAAGAAGGTTAATTGCTTGCCCCCAGTTAATCATAGACGAGATGATAGTCAGCTTGTTGCGTATAGATCTTTTAGCGGTCTTCAGAGAAGATGGAGTTCTGACTCAGTCGGAGAGTCTAAAC CTCAACTCAGTGAAGAATTTGAGCAACGGTTTAGGGTGATGGAAACTTCACTGAGCAAGTTTGGGATGATGTTGGATTCAATTCAGAGTGACATCATGCAAGCCAACAGAGGAACTAAAGAAGTATTACTTATAA CTGAACGCATACAGCAAAAGTTGATTCTCCAAGACACTTCACTTCAGCAGCTG ATAAAGGAACAAGCAAATTTTAAAGCTAGTCTTGATGGAGGTGTTAAATCGATATTGGAGGAACTAAGCAAAGATTTCAGTGAAGAGAAGCTACAAAGCATAATCCTGATGCTAAAGGCTATCCCAGAACAAGTAGAATCGGCTCTGCAGAAAATGCAAAGGGATATCTACCAGACGTTCACCAGAGAGTCTCAG GCTTTGTCTAGCTTGGAGATGGCTGAGGTTATAGTTCAGGCTCCAGCAGCACCACGAGTGAAG GCTAAGGAAAACCTGCCTGAACATCGGGGTCCATCAGCGAAG GTTTTGACTATCATGAAGAAGCCTGAGCCAATAGATCGTCTTCCAAGAGCACCACAACTGAAG CAGTCAAAGGAAAACTTTCCTGAGCAGCGTGGAGCAGAAGCCAAG AGAAATGTCATTTCTAATGCTACACAGAAAAGGAAACAACCATCATCTAGAACCGTAAAGACATCTTTATCCCCAAAGATACAAGTTGGAGGCTGGAAGACAGTGAAACCGGAACAAAACACATTCAAGAAGAGCGCAGCAAGAAAGCAAGTAAAACCAGAAGACACTCGTACACAG TTTGAACAAGGTAGCATTGTTATAGACTCAGATGAAGATATAGATGGAGGCTTTTCATGTATGCTCAACGGGGAGGCCAAAG GAGCTAAGTTCGATTGGGACGCAGAGAAAGAAGCAAAAAGGCTTCTGAGAATGGCGAGGAGAACAAAGAGGAAGTTCGGTAACCCCATCATAATTAACTGA
- the LOC106306846 gene encoding protein C2-DOMAIN ABA-RELATED 11, with translation MGEPLGLLQVTVIRGKKLVIRDFKSSDPYVILKLGTESAKTKVINNCLNPVWDEELSFTLKDPAAVLSLEVFDKDRFKADDKMGHATLSLQPLISVARLRHIVRVSSGETTLRKVLPDSDNCVSRESTISCIDGEVVQSVWLKLCAVESGEIELKIKLIDPPGTK, from the exons ATGGGCGAGCCGCTAGGACTGCTCCAGGTGACTGTTATTCGAGGAAAGAAACTGGTTATCAGAGACTTCAAGTCAAGTGATCCTTACGTGATTCTCAAACTGGGAACTGAG TCAGCCAAGACCAAAGTGATCAATAATTGCTTGAATCCTGTGTGGGATGAGGAACTGAGCTTTACACTCAAAGACCCTGCAGCTGTTCTATCATTG GAAGTGTTTGATAAAGATAGGTTCAAGGCAGATGACAAGATGGGCCATGCCACTCTCAGCCTTCAACCGCTCATCTCAGTAGCCAGGCTAAGGCATATAGTGCGTGTTTCCTCTGGCGAGACGACTCTTAGGAAAGTGTTGCCTGATTCTGACAACTGTGTATCTCGGGAGAGCACAATCAGCTGCATTGACGGAGAGGTGGTGCAGAGCGTGTGGCTGAAGCTGTGCGCTGTTGAATCGGGTGAGATTGAGTTGAAGATCAAGTTGATTGATCCTCCTGGAACAAAGTAG
- the LOC106306845 gene encoding SEC14 cytosolic factor, with amino-acid sequence MGVVSEEEAIDELQKLINQVEGPLKKTFERVHQGYLRENLSRFLKARDWNVTKAHTMLLDCLHWRVDSEIDSILSKPIVPSELYRDVRDSQLIGMSGYTREGLPVFAIGVGLSTFDKASVHYYVQSHIQINEYRDRVLLPSMSKKNGRPITTCVKVLDMTGLKLSALSQIKLVTIISTIDDLNYPEKTNTYYVVNAPYIFSACWKVVKPLLHERTTKKVHVLSGSGKDELLKIMDYTSLPHFCRRGSSGSSHHTQSVDCFSVDHPFHQQLYSYVKHHCETQGQGEPAKQGSFHVGFPEPGADGVQIAKTIESEMHKSENCNGLGKPVDDRTVSP; translated from the exons ATGGGGGTCGTCTCGGAAGAAGAAGCCATTGATGAACTCCAGAAGCTCATAAATCAAG TTGAGGGGCCACTGAAGAAAACATTTGAG AGAGTCCATCAGGGATACCTGAGGGAGAACTTGAGTCGTTTCCTGAAAGCACGTGACTGGAACGTGACCAAAGCTCATACAATG CTTCTTGACTGTTTGCATTGGAGGGTGGATAGTGAAATCGACAGTATCTTATCA AAACCCATTGTTCCTAGTGAGTTGTACAGGGACGTACGGGATTCTCAACTCATAGGAATGTCTGGTTACACAAGAGAG GGCTTGCCTGTCTTTGCTATTGGCGTTGGTCTCAGCACATTCGACAAAGCTTCA GTTCACTACTATGTCCAATCCCACATCCAAATCAATGAATACAGAGACCGTGTACTACTG CCTTCCATGTCTAAGAAGAATGGGCGGCCAATCACCACCTGCGTCAAGGTTCTTGACATGACAGGTCTGAAACTTTCAGCCCTAAGCCAGATTAAG TTAGTGACAATCATATCAACCATCGATGATCTAAACTATCCAGAGAAGACAAACACTTACTATGTTGTCAACGCTCCATATATATTCTCCGCCTGTTGGAAG GTTGTAAAACCTCTTTTACATGAGAGGACGACTAAAAAAGTTCATGTGTTATCCGGTTCCGGAAAGGATGAGTTACTGAAG ATTATGGACTACACATCCCTCCCACATTTCTGTAGAAGAGGAAGCTCTGGCTCATCTCACCATACTCAGAGTGTAGACTGTTTTTCTGTTGATCATCCCTTTCATCAGCAGCTGTACAGCTATGTGAAGCACCATTGTGAAACGCAGGGACAAGGTGAACCTGCAAAGCAAGGGTCGTTCCACGTGGGTTTTCCTGAGCCTGGAGCTGATGGTGTTCAGATAGCTAAAACCATTGAATCTGAAATGCACAAGTCCGAGAACTGCAATGGTCTGGGGAAGCCTGTTGATGACAGAACAGTCAGTCCATGA